In Desulfomonile tiedjei DSM 6799, a genomic segment contains:
- a CDS encoding B12-binding domain-containing radical SAM protein — protein sequence MSVFIINEPYVKDFNRTQRWAARTRGRVLRAPDWLAYATAVLEREGIPVKLFDFPARDWDKDRLRRLVNEQRPDFVVLDSTTPSIYSDIECARMCKEAGATVLMVGPHASARPEETIELADGAVDAICIGEYDYTVLDVVKNYPHLETVNGICFLDRGKPKRTVFRPLIEDLDSLPFPAWHHLDLLRYFDGSKLYPYVDIFSGRGCPHSCTFCLWPQVMHGRKVRLRSPENVVDEMERDIALCPKVVQGGEFFFEDDTFTLIKSNAVAICEEIVKRGLKVKFSVNARTDTADEELFRILKAAGCRELLVGFESGDSNVLTHMQKRESVDDARRFMELAHKTKLDVHGCFVIGLPGETEDSIGKTIDMALGLGLHTVQFSGAVPFPGTRYFDYCKENGLLKTEQWDLWLEDGEQAAVVDYPGLSRDRVKQAVDEGLKKFYFRPSYMLKFLFQTRSMSDLYRKLRGARNFLSYLWNERRAT from the coding sequence GTGAGCGTCTTCATCATAAATGAGCCATACGTAAAGGATTTTAACAGAACCCAGAGGTGGGCTGCTCGAACCCGAGGGAGAGTGTTGCGTGCTCCGGACTGGCTCGCCTACGCAACCGCAGTGCTGGAACGCGAAGGAATACCGGTCAAACTCTTCGACTTCCCTGCCCGGGATTGGGACAAGGATCGACTCCGGCGGCTGGTGAACGAACAACGCCCTGATTTTGTGGTTCTGGATTCAACCACGCCTTCCATATATTCCGATATCGAATGCGCCCGCATGTGCAAAGAGGCAGGTGCTACGGTTCTCATGGTGGGTCCCCATGCGTCGGCTCGCCCGGAAGAAACGATCGAGCTTGCAGACGGTGCTGTGGATGCTATTTGCATAGGAGAATACGACTACACCGTCCTGGACGTGGTAAAGAACTACCCTCACCTAGAAACCGTCAATGGCATTTGTTTCCTGGATCGAGGCAAGCCCAAACGCACCGTATTCAGACCTCTCATAGAAGATTTGGACTCCTTGCCGTTTCCTGCATGGCATCATTTGGACCTCCTGCGATACTTCGACGGCTCAAAGCTCTACCCGTACGTGGATATCTTTTCCGGTCGAGGATGTCCGCATTCCTGCACGTTTTGTCTCTGGCCCCAGGTAATGCACGGCCGTAAGGTCCGGCTGAGATCTCCTGAAAACGTTGTGGACGAGATGGAGCGAGATATTGCACTGTGTCCGAAAGTCGTGCAGGGAGGAGAATTCTTCTTCGAAGACGACACCTTCACACTGATCAAATCAAATGCCGTTGCCATATGCGAAGAAATTGTGAAACGGGGGCTCAAAGTAAAATTTTCCGTAAATGCCAGGACCGACACTGCTGATGAGGAGCTGTTTCGCATTCTGAAAGCTGCGGGATGCAGGGAGCTGCTGGTAGGGTTCGAATCCGGTGACTCGAACGTGCTCACGCACATGCAAAAAAGAGAGAGTGTCGATGATGCCCGCCGATTCATGGAGCTCGCTCACAAAACCAAACTGGATGTGCATGGGTGTTTTGTCATCGGCTTACCTGGTGAGACGGAAGATTCGATCGGGAAGACTATCGATATGGCCCTTGGATTGGGTCTGCACACTGTGCAGTTTTCCGGGGCGGTTCCGTTTCCGGGAACGCGATATTTCGACTACTGCAAAGAAAACGGTCTCTTAAAGACAGAGCAATGGGATTTGTGGCTCGAAGACGGTGAACAAGCAGCAGTGGTGGATTATCCGGGCCTCAGCAGAGATAGAGTGAAACAAGCGGTGGATGAGGGGCTCAAGAAGTTCTATTTTCGCCCGTCTTACATGCTGAAGTTTCTGTTCCAGACACGGAGCATGTCCGATCTTTATCGAAAACTGCGGGGCGCCAGGAATTTTCTCTCTTATCTCTGGAACGAGAGACGGGCCACATGA
- a CDS encoding glycosyltransferase encodes MTGEPRVSIVIPVYNSRKTIEKCIESLLLLDHDSLEIIIVDDGSTDGTPELCDRYSEVRLIRLSRGGPSRARNIGITAARGEFVAFTDGDCLVDARWLKELEVPFADPRIAGTGGDQKSPDDETETGRIVQEFLKSIGFITGYIKTDAQLRETEHNPSCNSMYRKQVLLDVGGFDESLWPGEDVELDLKIVRKGHKLMYNPSAVVFHYRPSTYRGFCRMMLRYGASQWPLVMKYGLFRKLHYIPPLLIVCFLGFLAALCREAAAAFLVIVFPALFFAWFLWKTESVSKSLTFTGLILGTILCWNWGFFSGWINKKAAQPEQRAGVTE; translated from the coding sequence ATGACAGGAGAACCCAGAGTTTCCATCGTTATTCCGGTGTACAACAGCCGAAAGACGATCGAAAAATGCATTGAATCGCTCTTGCTTCTCGATCACGACAGTCTTGAAATCATCATCGTGGATGATGGTTCCACAGACGGAACTCCTGAACTGTGCGATCGATATTCCGAGGTACGGCTAATTCGTCTATCAAGAGGAGGCCCTTCCCGCGCGCGGAATATCGGCATCACCGCAGCAAGGGGCGAATTTGTGGCTTTCACGGATGGTGATTGCCTGGTGGACGCTCGGTGGCTCAAGGAACTCGAAGTTCCGTTTGCGGACCCTCGCATTGCCGGCACGGGCGGAGATCAAAAAAGTCCCGATGATGAAACGGAGACGGGCAGAATTGTCCAGGAGTTTCTTAAATCCATAGGTTTTATCACTGGATATATAAAGACCGATGCACAACTCAGAGAAACCGAGCACAACCCTTCCTGTAACTCAATGTATCGAAAACAAGTCCTCTTGGACGTTGGCGGATTTGACGAATCGCTCTGGCCCGGGGAAGATGTCGAACTGGATTTGAAGATAGTCCGAAAGGGCCACAAACTCATGTACAACCCGTCAGCAGTGGTGTTCCATTACAGACCCTCCACGTACAGGGGTTTTTGTCGCATGATGTTAAGATACGGAGCCTCTCAATGGCCGTTGGTCATGAAGTACGGATTGTTCCGTAAGCTCCACTATATTCCGCCGTTGCTGATTGTATGTTTTTTGGGGTTTCTTGCGGCACTTTGCAGAGAAGCAGCAGCGGCCTTTCTTGTGATTGTCTTTCCAGCCCTATTCTTTGCATGGTTTTTGTGGAAAACTGAATCGGTTTCAAAAAGTCTCACCTTTACAGGCCTCATTCTGGGCACCATACTATGCTGGAATTGGGGCTTCTTTTCAGGGTGGATCAATAAAAAAGCAGCGCAACCCGAACAGCGGGCAGGAGTTACTGAATGA